The Pirellulaceae bacterium region CCAGCAGATGGTCCACCAGTTTTCCATACGCATCCGGATCAGCATCCTGTTCGAACTGCTGGATATCTCGCCGTGAAGGCGGCAAACCCGTTAGATCCAGTGTAATACGGCGAATCAACGTTCGCCTGTCCGTTGGTGGCTGAGGCTGCATCCGCTGCCGCTCCAAAGTAGCCAGAACAAATTGATCAATCCGGCCTGCTGGCCAGTTACTATTTTCAACCGCAGGTAACACTTGTGGTCGAGGCGGCTCGAATGACCAGAATCGGTCGTATTGGGCACCTTGTTCGATCCAACGGCGAAATAGTTCTCTCTGGGCAGTGGTCAGTGGCTTCTTGCCCGATTCCTGCGGCGGCATTTGCAGCGAGTCGTCGTCGGTCGTCAGTCGCCTCCACAACTCGCTCGAATTCGGCTCCCCGGGCACAATCACCTGCTGGCCACCGCGCTTTTGGAACGGACCTTGATCACCATCGGCCACATCCAACCGCAAATCAGCCTCGCGCTTGGCATCATCCGGTCCGTGACAAACAAAGCAGCGGTCCGAGAGCAGCGGCCGGATGTCGCGGTTATAGGAAACCACATCATCCGAAGCGTAGAGTGCGGACGACGCCATAAGCACTGGCAGGGTTAATAGAATGGCTAGTGATCGCATCACTTCGTATTTGATTAAGGAGATCTTTACGGTAGCAGGTCCCACGCCAAGTTGTTGGAATCGTGCCGCAATTAGAACCTGATTCTACTTGACCAGCGAGATCACGACAACGAATCGCGATTAGAGCCTCGCCTGCCGATCGGGGGGCAATTTCTGCTGCTGCCAGCGTGGCGAAATCTAAGGTAAACTGGCCTACCTGCAATGTCGCACCGAAAATACCTAGAGTGGCGCCGATGATTACCAATCGCAGCGATCGTACACGAATCACCGCTGCCTGACAGCTGCCAGAGTAAGTAATGCCGATATCATCGCGACCACGCCAAGCAGCATCACGCGATGACCGTAATCCCATGCGGCCGCGTCTGTTTGAAGTCGCTGAAGAAAGCTACCGTCAGCCAGCGCCACAGGGTAGGTCATCATGCGCCCAACAAACAAGCCACCAAAAGCAATGAAAATGCACAGACTACCAAGAAGGGAGTTGACAGAACGAACAGATTGCATGACTTTACCTCGTGTATCCCATTTGTAGCCACGGGGCCACTAACCGGCTCAAGTCCTGGGCGATTTCCTTGTGCTGTGGGGCATTGGGTTTCTAGCTGCCAAGTGCAGGTCTTCATGATGAGTTAGCGTCAATGCCTAAGTTGAAATTGTGAACAGTGGACCGCTGATCCATGAAAACAACGACTACCAGTATTCGTAGATACGATTTGGATTGGATTCGAGTCATCGTTTTCGGATTGCTGATCCTCTATCATGTCGGCATGTTCTTCGTGCCCTGGGATTTCCATATTAAGAATGAGACAATAGCCGATTGGCTGGTCTGGCCAATGTCGTTCCTGAACCGCTGGCGATTGCCGATTCTGTTCCTAATTTCTGGGATGGGAACGCGTATGGCACTTTCCAGCCGAAGCCCGCGCGAGTTCCTGGGCGAAAGAACCGTCCGGCTATTCATTCCTCTGGTCTTCGGCATTCTGGTAGTTGTGCCGCCTCAAGTGTATGTCGAACGGCAGGTTGCGGGCGCGGGGTACGAGTCCTACTGGCAGTTCTATCCGCATTTCTTTGAAGGTATCTATCCGTCTGGAAATTTTAGCTGGCATCACCTGTGGTTTCTGCCCTACCTGTTGGTCTATTCGATCTTCCTTAGCCCGCTATTGATCTACCTCAGGAATCATCCTGACAATAGCTTCCTGGTAACCGTTCAGCGCTGGATGGTAGATGGGCGAATATGGATTGCCATGGCAGTGCCTCTGGTGTTAGCTGAATATGCGCTGCGTCCGTACTTTCCTGCTACGCGCAATCTTGTTTGGGACTGGTATCATTTCGCCCAATACCTGCTGATGTTCGTGTATGGATTCATATTCATCTCGGTTCACAAAGTATTTTGGAACACGCTGGATCGCATCGGCATCAAGGCTCTGGCCATTGGCATGGTCACGTTCACGTTGCTGGTACTATCAAGATTTTTGCCGATGAGTCTACAGGGGGCACAACTGGTCGGCCCGCTGTTGGAAGCAGTCAATACAGGAGCTTGGTGCCTGGCGATCTTGGCCATGGGGTCGCGCTATCTGAATCGCCCGAGTTCAGTTCTTGCATATTGCAACTCCGCTGTTTATCCATGCTACATCGCCCATCAGACGATCTTAATCATTGCTGCCTACTGGACCTACGACCTGCAATGGCCTGTGATGATCAAATTTTTACTGCTCTCAGCCATAACTCTGATGGGAAGCCTGCTGACCTTCGAGATCGTTCGACGCATTCCGTTGCTCTCAATCTGCTTCGGCATTAGGGCTCACCAATAACTCCCAGTCCTACGACTGGGCACTCTAGACTGGCATCAATCTGGCACTTCGTTACCTTCCGGATCAATGAAAAAAGTTCGGCCGTTGAGTACGACTCTCGCTTTGCCACGATCAAACACTTCAGCAAAATCGTACTTCACAGGGATAACGGTTTTGGCGAATTCGTCCAGAAACCCGTAGCGTTGGTCCTGGCAAACCCAAATCCGCTTTACCTCCGGATCGTAGTAGCCGACTCTGTCATAAACTAGTTCGGTAATGCGCTTGCCGTTGAGATCAACAAAGCCACTTCGAAATCTTCCATTTTCCTTATTGATCACTTGCCAGCACCATTCGCTTTGCAGGCTAACTTGGTCGT contains the following coding sequences:
- a CDS encoding acyltransferase family protein, which codes for MKTTTTSIRRYDLDWIRVIVFGLLILYHVGMFFVPWDFHIKNETIADWLVWPMSFLNRWRLPILFLISGMGTRMALSSRSPREFLGERTVRLFIPLVFGILVVVPPQVYVERQVAGAGYESYWQFYPHFFEGIYPSGNFSWHHLWFLPYLLVYSIFLSPLLIYLRNHPDNSFLVTVQRWMVDGRIWIAMAVPLVLAEYALRPYFPATRNLVWDWYHFAQYLLMFVYGFIFISVHKVFWNTLDRIGIKALAIGMVTFTLLVLSRFLPMSLQGAQLVGPLLEAVNTGAWCLAILAMGSRYLNRPSSVLAYCNSAVYPCYIAHQTILIIAAYWTYDLQWPVMIKFLLLSAITLMGSLLTFEIVRRIPLLSICFGIRAHQ